GCCAAAGCTTCCGCCGCCGATAAATGCAAACTTTTTCATAATCACGTTCTCCTTTTATATTTTATGTTACAGTTATAATATCACCGTTTTAACAAAAAGTACATTGTTTTTTGTCACAACAATATGGTATAATGTCTTATAAAATACATTTATCAAATCAATTTCGGTTGAGGTAAAAAATGGAAAAATGCTTTGATACTTGCAATGTAAACTTTGAGATCGAGAAAAAAAACCGTCAATCCCTACGCCCTCTTTCCGCCGGAGAACAGCACTGTCCGCCGAAGCATACCTGGGGCGCAGGTGTAAGGTCATATATGGTAGTACACTACATAATTTCCGGGAAAGGCACATTTTACTGCGGAACAAACAAATTCTCCCTGGGCGCGGGAGATATGTTTTTCATATTTCCCAACACAATAGTGAAGTACCAGGCGGACAAAGAAGATCCATGGCACTATGCATGGATCAACTTTTCAGGCGACGATTCACAGGAAATTCTTTCGCATATAGGTGTGTCGGTACGAAATCCCGTTCTGAAATTCGGCGAGGGGTCTTCACTTCTCCCCATCATGCGCGCCATGCCGCGAGACCGCAGCGACAACCGTGCTGAGAACCTGCACTTTGCGTCGCTTTTATATGAGTTTATGTCGCTTATTCTCAAAAACAGAACCGAAAGTGAGGAAAGTGAAACTACTTATTTTTCGATCGCTACCCACTTTATTAAAAACCATTTCAGCGATGCCATAACCGTAAGCGATATTGCCGCGCACGTAAGGATAAACAGAAAATATCTCCACTGCGTGTTTAAAAAATCCTGTGGCAAATCGCCCAAGGAATATATAATCGAGTACAGAATGAAAAAGGCGTGTGAGTTTTTGCACGAGCCGGAGCTTTCAATAAGCAACATTGCCTATTCGGTGGGATATTCAGACCCATTGATGTTTTCAAAGATGTTCAAAAGAAAAACCGGCAAATCCCCCACAGAGTACCGCAAAGCCATACGTAATTCTTGAATATTTTTTATCATTTGTCTAAATTCGGTTTGATTGGTACCGATTTACTTGACAACAGGCAATTAATATTGTATAATGCAAATGTGGCGCAGTTGACACCATATAATGTAGAAAAGAGATAAAGATAATGAAAAAATCCGTCTTTTTCCTCATATTGCTTGTAAGCTTATTTTGTTTTACAGCCTGCAACACACCGGATGACGGTTTTATACACGTCAGAATCGCGTGCTTCCCCAACATAACCCATTCTCAGGCACTCATCGGAATGGCACAAAACAGCTTTGAAACAGCTTTGGGTGAAGATACAAAGGTTGAATGGCATACTTTTAATGCAGGTCCGTCCGAAATTGAAGCAATTTTTGCCGGAGAGGTGGATATCGGCTACATCGGTCCCATACCTGCCATAAACGGCTATTCAAAGTCTGAGGGGGAAATAAGAATAATCGCCGGTGCCACAGGTGCAGGCTCTCTGCTTGTGACTCGCAGCGGTCTAAAGCTTAAAGAACTAAAGGAGCTTGACGGCAAAAAGGTCGCCGTACCTCAATTTGCAAACACTCAGGACATTTTACTGCGCGACCTAATCTTAAAAGAAGGTCTGAAGGACAGGAGCAACGGCGGAACAGTAGACATTATAGCCTCGGAAAACCCCAATATAAAACTTCTTATCGACCGCGGAGACATTGATGCGGCATTTGTCCCCGAGCCCTGGGGAACACGTTTGGCGGAGGAGACCGGCGCGAATGTGCTGCTTGATTACGATGACATATATGACAACGGAAATTATCCCACCGCGCTGATCGTTGCAAGCAAAGATTTTCTCGAAAAGCATCCCGACAAAGTGGAAGCTTTCCTGCGCGAGCACATCCGTTTAACAGACTACATAAACGCAAACAAAAATGAAGCGGCAGTCATGGTAGCCGATCAGATAGAAAGATTGACGGGTAGCCGTCTATCAGAAGAACTGATAAAAAAATCATTCGGAAAGCTTATCGTAACCTCTGATCCGTACAAAAACGCCCTGGGTGAATTTGTGAATGCTTACCAAAAGCTGGGATACATGAGTGTGAAAACAGATTTTTCGTTTCTCACCGACACATCTATACTGGATAAAATCCTTTCGGAGTAAATTATGTTAAAAATTGAAAATATCTCACGATGTTATGAGGGAAGCGGGAAACGCTTCAACGAGCACACCGGTGTTCTGGACAACATTTCGCTTGAGATAAACGACGGCGAGTTTGTCAGCATCGTCGGCCCGTCCGGTTGCGGAAAATCCACGCTCATCAATATCATCGCCGGACTGTCAAAGCCATCGAGCGGTGCTGTTTACTACAACGGCAAGCCAATCACAAAACCATGCAAAGAGTTTGCAATGGTGTTTCAGGAAAGCTCTCTTTTTCCCTGGCTGAATGTCATGGAAAACATGACCTTCGGTTTGAAGGTGAAGGGTGTTCCCGAAAAAGAGGCTATCGAAAAGTCTCTTTACTATCTTGACATGGTAAACCTTTCACAATTCAAGGATTACCGAATACATCAGCTTTCCGGCGGTATGCGTCAGCGCATCTCCATTGCACGTGCGCTTGCGTTGGAGTCGGAGGTACTGCTTATGGACGAGCCCTTTGTAGCGGTAGATACTCAAACGCGCAGCATTCTTCATGAAGAAGTGCTGAAAATATGGCAGCTCACCAAAAAAACCATACTTTTTATAACTCATGATGTAGAAGAAGCAGTTCTTTTGTCAAACCGTGTTGTGGTTCTCGGATTTTCGCCCGATAACATCAAGGAAACTGTGAATATTTCTATACCCTACCCACGTACCGTAAATGATGATGTTATCGAACATGTAAACACTATAAAAGGTATAATCAACAGGTGTTCAAATGCAAAAAAGTAATATTAAAAAAGCCTTAAAAACGGTTCTTTTTTACATAATACTCATCGGTGCATGGCAACTTATATCATTCGTACTGGTAGATGTCACACATGTTATAAGGCCGTATATGTTTTCATCCCCAATACAGGTAGTAGCGCGTCTGGGCGTACTGTGCGCCAACGGTGTTCTGCCAAAAGCAGTGGGAATAAGTCTTTCCAGACTGTTTTCAGGCTTTATAATATCTTGCCTTGTCGGAATATTGCTTTCACTTGCGCTTTTGAAAAGCAAAACCTTCTACGATGATATGCGTTCCCTGCTTGCAGGCACTCAGGCACTTCCGAATGTGTGCTGGCTGCCATTTGCGATACTGTGGTGCGGAATAAATGACTCCGCCATCATATTTGTTATCGTGCTTGGTTCTGCGTTTTCATTGGCTCTGTCTCTTGATTCCGCAATAAAAAGCATAAATCCCATATACGTAAAAGTGGCAAAAACCATGTCCTGCAACATATGGACCATGGCGACGAGAATAATAATCCCCGCCGCCATGCCCGGAATAATAAACGGTCTGCGTCAGACCTGGGCATTTGCATGGCGTGCGCTTATGGCAAGCGAAGTACTTAATGCATCGGTGGGTCTGGGATACCTCATGACCATGGGACGTGAGCTTTCCGACATGAGTCAGGTTATGGGAGTAATGTTGGTAATAATGTTCATCGGTATAGTTTTTGACAAGCTGATTTTCGGCATTATTGAATCCCGCGTCCGCCGTGACAGAGGTTTATTTTAATTATTTCTGTTCTTTTCCGCTGAAGCTGCGCACAAATATCTTTTTGAATCCGTTTTTATCAAAGGGGATTATGGGGTATAAATATCCCGTATCCGCCACGGTTCTGTTCAAGCAAAGTATCAAAAGCCACACTGCCAGCACAGCCACAAACCCCCATATGTCAAACAGCCAGGTGAACACCACCAGGGAAATTCTCATAAATTTGAAACAATATCCCAGCTCGTAATTCGTAGGTGAAAAGGTGGCAATAGCCGAAAATGCGGTGTAAAGTATAACCGGAGAAATAAACCATCCGCTTTTTACTGCAAAGTCACCAAGAATAAGTCCACCAACGATACTGACTGAGTTCTGCAGCTGCGAAGGTGAATTCATGGATGCCAGCTTAAGTCCGTCGATGGCGGTTTCTATAATGAGTATCTGCAGTATTATGGGCACGGCATATTCATCCGTCACCTTTACAAAAGAAAGATATTCGGGCAATCGATGGGCATGATGAACCGCCAGATACCATATGGGCACAAGGAATACTCCCGCAAAATAAGTCAGTATTCTCACCACTTTAAGATAGCTTGCCGTGACCGGCGGGAAATAGTATTCCTCCACATCATCAAAAAAGTCCAGTATGTTGGTGGGAAACAGCATCACAGACGGAGAATTATCAACTATTACAAGCAATTTCCCCTCCATAAGCTCGGCGCAAGCGCTATCCGGGCGCTCGATATATTTCACCTTGGGAAAAGGATTAAGATTAAGCCACTTTTTATTTTTTAACAGCTGTTCCGCAAGGCTCTCCTGAGACATACAGAGAGCCTTGGTTTTTATTTTTGTGATTTTTTCGCGTATTTTGTCCACCAGTCTCATATCAACCCTGTCTGCGATATAAACCATCGCAACATCGGTTTTCGAAATATCTCCCACACTGAATCTTTCAAAAGACAGCTCCGGTGTACGGATATATCGCCGTATGAGAATGGTATTTT
Above is a genomic segment from Oscillospiraceae bacterium containing:
- a CDS encoding spore germination protein; translation: MTDNLKKNIELFDSLLHTDRTFDVLKTTMKAGNREACYYYIEGFVNSADTLRFHEKICYTKDCDYSDMDEYARAVVPRIESFVSDDDQKIVDAVLCGNVAMFIDGYSQALVIDVRTYPDRGVEEPEKSRTLRGPHIGFNENLTKNTILIRRYIRTPELSFERFSVGDISKTDVAMVYIADRVDMRLVDKIREKITKIKTKALCMSQESLAEQLLKNKKWLNLNPFPKVKYIERPDSACAELMEGKLLVIVDNSPSVMLFPTNILDFFDDVEEYYFPPVTASYLKVVRILTYFAGVFLVPIWYLAVHHAHRLPEYLSFVKVTDEYAVPIILQILIIETAIDGLKLASMNSPSQLQNSVSIVGGLILGDFAVKSGWFISPVILYTAFSAIATFSPTNYELGYCFKFMRISLVVFTWLFDIWGFVAVLAVWLLILCLNRTVADTGYLYPIIPFDKNGFKKIFVRSFSGKEQK
- a CDS encoding ABC transporter ATP-binding protein, which encodes MLKIENISRCYEGSGKRFNEHTGVLDNISLEINDGEFVSIVGPSGCGKSTLINIIAGLSKPSSGAVYYNGKPITKPCKEFAMVFQESSLFPWLNVMENMTFGLKVKGVPEKEAIEKSLYYLDMVNLSQFKDYRIHQLSGGMRQRISIARALALESEVLLMDEPFVAVDTQTRSILHEEVLKIWQLTKKTILFITHDVEEAVLLSNRVVVLGFSPDNIKETVNISIPYPRTVNDDVIEHVNTIKGIINRCSNAKK
- a CDS encoding AraC family transcriptional regulator produces the protein MEKCFDTCNVNFEIEKKNRQSLRPLSAGEQHCPPKHTWGAGVRSYMVVHYIISGKGTFYCGTNKFSLGAGDMFFIFPNTIVKYQADKEDPWHYAWINFSGDDSQEILSHIGVSVRNPVLKFGEGSSLLPIMRAMPRDRSDNRAENLHFASLLYEFMSLILKNRTESEESETTYFSIATHFIKNHFSDAITVSDIAAHVRINRKYLHCVFKKSCGKSPKEYIIEYRMKKACEFLHEPELSISNIAYSVGYSDPLMFSKMFKRKTGKSPTEYRKAIRNS
- a CDS encoding aliphatic sulfonate ABC transporter substrate-binding protein, giving the protein MKKSVFFLILLVSLFCFTACNTPDDGFIHVRIACFPNITHSQALIGMAQNSFETALGEDTKVEWHTFNAGPSEIEAIFAGEVDIGYIGPIPAINGYSKSEGEIRIIAGATGAGSLLVTRSGLKLKELKELDGKKVAVPQFANTQDILLRDLILKEGLKDRSNGGTVDIIASENPNIKLLIDRGDIDAAFVPEPWGTRLAEETGANVLLDYDDIYDNGNYPTALIVASKDFLEKHPDKVEAFLREHIRLTDYINANKNEAAVMVADQIERLTGSRLSEELIKKSFGKLIVTSDPYKNALGEFVNAYQKLGYMSVKTDFSFLTDTSILDKILSE
- a CDS encoding ABC transporter permease, coding for MQKSNIKKALKTVLFYIILIGAWQLISFVLVDVTHVIRPYMFSSPIQVVARLGVLCANGVLPKAVGISLSRLFSGFIISCLVGILLSLALLKSKTFYDDMRSLLAGTQALPNVCWLPFAILWCGINDSAIIFVIVLGSAFSLALSLDSAIKSINPIYVKVAKTMSCNIWTMATRIIIPAAMPGIINGLRQTWAFAWRALMASEVLNASVGLGYLMTMGRELSDMSQVMGVMLVIMFIGIVFDKLIFGIIESRVRRDRGLF